A genomic region of Bradyrhizobium sp. CCGB12 contains the following coding sequences:
- a CDS encoding Phasin protein encodes MSKRKASKRVRNPKMVARPQRNKQAIVRSPKENLLRSVAAVSIEPPLKLHDDPKHEAPIIETRVDAIPDNLSQSMKAFASATVNIQAYQAKLLEIALANAQFAFEFGLRFAAIRSPAEWFTVISEFTSRRIDMFGQHSKEMSAFPFWDIGPSRGLTALVAR; translated from the coding sequence CGTAAGGCGTCAAAACGCGTTCGCAATCCGAAAATGGTCGCGCGGCCCCAACGGAACAAGCAGGCCATTGTGAGAAGCCCGAAAGAGAATCTACTTCGCTCTGTTGCGGCAGTCTCAATTGAACCGCCTCTCAAGCTGCATGACGATCCAAAACACGAGGCTCCCATCATTGAGACTCGGGTGGATGCCATACCAGATAACCTCAGTCAGAGCATGAAAGCCTTCGCTTCAGCGACGGTAAACATCCAGGCTTATCAGGCGAAGTTGCTCGAAATAGCCCTGGCCAACGCACAATTTGCCTTTGAATTCGGCCTGAGGTTTGCGGCGATCAGGTCGCCAGCTGAATGGTTCACCGTCATTTCCGAATTTACAAGCAGACGGATCGATATGTTCGGGCAGCATTCGAAAGAAATGTCCGCTTTTCCGTTTTGGGACATCGGGCCGTCCCGAGGGCTCACGGCTCTGGTGGCACGATGA